A part of Acipenser ruthenus chromosome 12, fAciRut3.2 maternal haplotype, whole genome shotgun sequence genomic DNA contains:
- the LOC117416963 gene encoding protein mago nashi homolog: MSSDFYLRYYVGHKGKFGHEFLEFEFRPDGKLRYANNSNYKNDVMIRKEAYVHKSVMEELKRIIDDSEITKEDDALWPPPDRVGRQELEIVIGDEHISFTTSKIGSLIDVNQSKDPEGLRVFYYLVQDLKCLVFSLIGLHFKIKPI, from the exons ATGTCGAGCGACTTCTACCTGCGATACTACGTCGGACACAAGGGCAAATTCGGCCACGAGTTCTTGGAGTTTGAGTTCCGACCCGACG GAAAATTGAGGTACGCCAATaacagtaattacaaaaatgatGTCATGATCAGAAAAGAA GCTTATGTACACAAGAGTGTGATGGAGGAGCTGAAGAGGATCATCGACGACAGTGAAATCACGAAGGAAGATGATGCTTTGTGGCCGCCTCCTGATCGGGTTGGTCGGCAG GAGCTGGAGATTGTGATAGGAGATGAACACATTTCATTCACAACCTCTAAAATTGGATCTCTGATTGACGTCAATCAGTCCAA AGACCCAGAAGGCCTCAGAGTATTTTACTACCTGGTTCAAGATCTGAAATGTCTCGTCTTCAGTCTCATTGGTTTACACTTCAAGATCAAGCCCATCTAA